One Fuerstiella marisgermanici DNA window includes the following coding sequences:
- a CDS encoding ATP-binding protein, with amino-acid sequence MKGLIRDASIAKKLCLLTVLAVFIALSLCYGAFILNDIATHRAATLRQIESLASVLGRNSVSALEFDDRDAATETLSSLAGQSAIEHAVLRDGQGEIFATFPAKLPASLTDRRSEFLEVHRPINVSRATSSIGAMENLDDLFADDAATQALSDSNGTDSPSEATTIGHLTIRANTNEIYSELRGRTLVAAIVLVSSLLIGVSISMYFRHSITMPVHNLVTATRAIAEDRDYSHRVTKLGDDELGALANAFNAMVGELETQQKHLQLAYEELEQRVERRTEELATANADLQREMDKRESLQEELISASRHAGMAEIATGVLHNVGNVLNSVNVSAITLVDRVKNSHVQTVIKKLVDLLTEHKDDLATFFTSDPRGVQLPAFLQQLAVHVEAEGKEQEDELRAMMGHVDHIKVIVSRQQNYARMGGITEDVDLVTLVKDAMDLNGASNMKYGIEIKTDFDDVPTVTSDKHKILQILVNLFANAKQALLASETATKTLTLQVRSEGDMVSVSVGDNGVGIADENFKKLFTHGFTTKKTGHGFGLHSSACSAKEIGGSLSVHSDGLGKGAVFTLRIPAVSEAAQPV; translated from the coding sequence ATGAAGGGATTGATTCGAGACGCGTCGATTGCGAAGAAGTTGTGCCTGCTAACCGTACTCGCGGTCTTTATAGCACTCAGTCTCTGCTATGGTGCATTCATCCTTAACGACATCGCCACACACCGCGCGGCCACGCTGCGTCAAATTGAATCGCTTGCGAGCGTGCTGGGCAGGAATTCCGTTTCAGCATTGGAATTCGATGACCGCGACGCTGCGACCGAAACCTTAAGTTCATTGGCTGGCCAGTCGGCTATTGAGCACGCCGTACTCAGGGATGGGCAGGGCGAGATTTTCGCAACATTCCCAGCCAAATTACCAGCGAGTCTGACCGATCGAAGAAGCGAATTCCTGGAGGTGCATCGTCCGATTAACGTTTCACGAGCGACAAGTTCTATCGGCGCCATGGAGAATCTTGATGACCTGTTTGCCGATGATGCAGCGACACAAGCCCTCTCAGATTCAAACGGGACCGACAGCCCGAGCGAAGCAACAACGATTGGGCACCTGACGATTCGGGCCAACACAAACGAAATCTATTCTGAACTACGTGGTCGAACACTGGTTGCAGCCATTGTACTAGTGAGTTCCCTGCTGATTGGTGTGAGTATCAGCATGTATTTTCGCCACTCAATTACAATGCCTGTCCATAACCTGGTAACTGCGACTCGGGCGATCGCGGAAGATCGTGACTATTCACATCGGGTAACCAAACTCGGTGACGACGAACTGGGTGCCCTTGCCAACGCATTCAATGCCATGGTTGGTGAACTGGAAACTCAACAAAAACATCTGCAACTGGCATATGAGGAACTCGAGCAACGGGTGGAGCGACGAACAGAGGAACTGGCAACCGCTAACGCCGATCTTCAGCGTGAAATGGATAAGCGTGAATCTCTTCAGGAAGAATTAATCTCCGCATCCCGCCACGCGGGAATGGCAGAAATCGCAACTGGTGTGCTGCACAACGTGGGCAACGTGCTGAACAGCGTCAACGTGTCGGCGATCACTTTGGTCGACAGGGTAAAAAACAGCCATGTGCAAACAGTGATTAAAAAACTGGTCGACCTGCTTACTGAACATAAGGACGACCTGGCAACATTCTTCACCTCCGATCCACGCGGCGTTCAACTGCCTGCATTCCTTCAACAGCTGGCGGTGCACGTCGAAGCGGAAGGCAAAGAACAAGAGGACGAACTGCGAGCGATGATGGGGCACGTTGACCACATCAAGGTGATTGTCAGTCGGCAACAAAACTATGCTCGCATGGGTGGTATAACCGAAGACGTCGATCTAGTCACTCTCGTTAAAGATGCGATGGACCTGAACGGCGCCAGCAACATGAAATATGGAATCGAAATCAAAACGGATTTTGACGATGTGCCTACCGTAACCAGTGATAAGCACAAGATTCTGCAGATTCTGGTGAACCTGTTCGCGAACGCAAAGCAGGCTCTTTTGGCTTCTGAAACCGCCACCAAAACGCTGACGCTGCAGGTTCGAAGTGAAGGCGACATGGTAAGCGTTTCTGTGGGCGACAACGGTGTTGGAATCGCCGACGAAAACTTCAAGAAACTGTTTACGCACGGCTTCACGACGAAGAAAACCGGGCACGGTTTTGGCCTGCACAGCAGCGCTTGCTCGGCCAAAGAAATTGGTGGGTCACTTTCAGTTCACAGCGATGGCCTGGGAAAAGGGGCCGTCTTCACTCTCAGAATCCCAGCCGTCTCCGAAGCCGCTCAGCCAGTCTGA
- a CDS encoding TonB-dependent receptor plug domain-containing protein yields MPILRTCLFMAGLSFLLLSVSCKTAVAQQAVLPPALDVVDSEETPDDLGDLDDLLDADLNQLAATDVVVPMFSEEVTTVARQEGTVARSPAAVFVITNEMIRRSGVRSIPEALRLAPGVQVAKIDSSKWAISIRGFSQRFANKLLVQIDGRTVYTPLFAGIWWDVQDVLLEDVARIEVIRGPGATVWGANAVNGVINVITKSAEDTQGVFAEVGGGREREYVSGRIGGAIEGGGGWRVYGKGFDRGAGYSPTGQASDDWHAGRVGFRADWKLNSSDIITAQGDYYDGDTGQRERLPVSGAPFGIVTDTQQAVGGGNALLRWTRTLDEESDFSFQTYFDRTDRTFGDTGWHEQRDTIDFDFQHRFPLAERHSVIWGVGYRNTSDKITDSFQLRYDPSHRSDDRFGFFLQDEITLRENLWYLTLGSKFSHNDYTQFEIQPTARLLFTPTDRQSFWGAISRAVRSPSRSSDDITALGYVGPFPTYTSLNGNTDYESENLLAMELGWRAAPTNNFTWDLATFYNLYSDLQQRVVSAPYFDAELGATVLPIGLRNGLRADSWGFELAATMNVADDFTLHGGYSFLRLHASGGTVGSQGPRNQLFLHSSQDLSDCVQFDLIGRYTDALASPRVPSYFELDTRLAWQPTESTEIALVGRNLLNGAHPEFGDDAILGTLATQVKRELYASFTWRY; encoded by the coding sequence ATGCCAATCCTTCGAACATGCCTGTTCATGGCGGGCCTATCCTTCTTGCTTCTGAGCGTCAGCTGCAAAACGGCAGTCGCGCAACAGGCCGTGCTTCCGCCTGCGTTGGATGTCGTTGATTCTGAAGAAACACCAGACGACTTAGGTGATTTGGACGATCTGCTGGACGCGGACCTGAATCAACTGGCTGCGACCGACGTGGTCGTCCCGATGTTCAGCGAAGAAGTCACGACAGTCGCTCGTCAGGAAGGCACTGTAGCCCGATCGCCAGCGGCTGTTTTCGTGATCACGAACGAGATGATTCGTCGCAGTGGCGTTCGAAGTATTCCGGAAGCTCTAAGGCTAGCGCCGGGGGTTCAGGTCGCAAAAATTGATTCCAGCAAGTGGGCCATTTCTATTCGTGGTTTCAGTCAGCGGTTTGCCAACAAGCTGCTCGTTCAAATTGACGGGAGAACGGTCTACACACCGCTGTTTGCCGGGATCTGGTGGGATGTCCAGGATGTTCTGCTGGAAGATGTGGCTCGGATTGAAGTCATTCGAGGCCCCGGCGCCACCGTGTGGGGCGCCAACGCGGTTAACGGCGTCATCAACGTCATCACGAAATCTGCTGAGGACACTCAGGGAGTGTTCGCGGAAGTTGGCGGAGGTCGCGAACGAGAATATGTATCCGGCCGAATTGGTGGCGCGATCGAAGGCGGGGGAGGGTGGCGTGTTTACGGCAAAGGCTTTGACCGTGGCGCGGGATATTCCCCCACCGGCCAAGCTAGCGATGATTGGCACGCAGGACGAGTCGGATTCCGCGCCGACTGGAAACTGAATTCATCAGACATCATTACCGCTCAGGGCGACTACTATGATGGTGATACCGGTCAACGCGAGCGATTGCCGGTATCGGGTGCTCCATTCGGTATTGTCACCGATACACAACAAGCGGTGGGTGGCGGAAACGCTCTGCTGCGATGGACTCGAACCCTTGACGAAGAGTCCGATTTCTCCTTCCAGACATACTTCGATCGAACAGACCGGACATTCGGCGATACTGGTTGGCACGAACAAAGAGACACGATTGACTTCGATTTTCAGCACCGTTTTCCGCTGGCAGAGCGTCATTCCGTTATCTGGGGCGTCGGATATCGCAATACAAGCGACAAAATTACGGACAGTTTTCAGCTAAGGTACGATCCCAGCCATCGGTCAGACGACCGTTTTGGTTTCTTTCTTCAGGATGAAATCACACTCAGAGAAAACCTGTGGTACCTCACGCTGGGCTCAAAGTTTTCGCACAACGACTATACACAGTTTGAAATTCAGCCGACCGCGAGATTGCTTTTCACGCCGACGGATCGGCAGTCGTTTTGGGGGGCGATTTCGCGTGCGGTCCGAAGCCCTTCACGTTCCAGCGATGACATCACAGCTTTGGGATATGTCGGACCTTTCCCAACTTACACGTCACTCAATGGCAACACAGACTATGAATCCGAGAATCTTCTCGCCATGGAATTAGGATGGCGTGCCGCGCCAACCAACAATTTTACCTGGGATCTTGCCACGTTCTATAATCTCTACTCGGATCTGCAACAGCGTGTTGTGTCGGCTCCGTATTTCGATGCGGAACTCGGCGCAACGGTCCTGCCCATCGGCCTAAGAAATGGGCTGAGAGCAGATTCGTGGGGCTTTGAATTGGCGGCTACTATGAATGTCGCAGACGATTTTACATTGCACGGTGGATACAGCTTCCTCAGATTGCATGCATCGGGTGGCACGGTCGGCAGTCAGGGGCCACGAAATCAACTGTTCCTTCATTCATCACAGGACCTTAGTGATTGCGTCCAGTTTGATTTGATTGGTCGATACACGGACGCTTTGGCATCACCTCGGGTGCCATCGTACTTCGAGCTTGACACTCGACTTGCCTGGCAGCCCACAGAATCGACTGAGATCGCGTTAGTCGGACGAAACCTGTTAAACGGAGCACACCCCGAATTCGGCGACGACGCAATACTTGGAACATTGGCAACGCAGGTCAAACGCGAACTCTATGCCTCCTTCACCTGGCGCTACTAA
- a CDS encoding YfiR family protein, with protein MRLQLSMPDESMILTQRLVACALVLAVFLCDVGIAQERVIDREPKIKAVYVYKFIHYIDWPDDAFADAAAPVVIGTIGPNPVNAYLKRIASGRQAGDRSLIYREIVSTEQAASCHLIFVSANASADLVTGVFQGLKNAPVVLVGETPRFVSDGGVIGFHVVDNKVRLKLSLHAATSRGLKVSSQLAKLADIVDEKQLPRKTTHEFSEKNRLGAAR; from the coding sequence ATGCGACTTCAACTCAGCATGCCTGACGAATCGATGATTCTGACGCAACGGCTGGTCGCGTGCGCGCTGGTTCTGGCTGTTTTTTTGTGCGATGTGGGAATTGCGCAGGAACGAGTGATCGATCGTGAGCCCAAAATCAAGGCCGTCTACGTTTACAAATTCATTCACTACATCGACTGGCCCGACGATGCATTCGCCGACGCAGCGGCTCCCGTTGTGATTGGCACTATCGGGCCGAATCCGGTGAATGCCTACTTAAAGCGAATCGCGTCCGGCCGCCAGGCGGGCGATAGAAGCTTGATCTACCGCGAAATCGTATCCACAGAACAAGCGGCCAGCTGTCATCTGATCTTCGTATCTGCCAACGCTTCCGCAGATCTTGTCACTGGCGTGTTTCAAGGCTTAAAGAACGCACCCGTTGTTCTGGTTGGCGAGACGCCCAGGTTCGTTTCAGACGGGGGCGTGATTGGATTTCATGTAGTCGACAACAAAGTGCGCCTGAAACTGTCGCTGCATGCCGCTACCTCAAGAGGGCTGAAAGTGAGCTCTCAATTGGCAAAATTGGCAGACATCGTCGACGAGAAACAACTCCCCAGGAAGACGACGCACGAATTTTCTGAAAAGAATCGGTTGGGGGCAGCACGATGA